The DNA region CACCGTGCAGGACGCCCTGCACGACTTCGACCACCGCTGGGGCGACAAGCGCGACAAGATCAGCGACTCGACGAAGGCGCTGGCGGACATGCTCAGCGCGTCCGTCGAGACCTACACCGAGACCGACGAGCAGCTCGCACAGGCGCTGCAGGTCAACGACGAGAACGGCGGCGGCGGACCCGCTGCCTCGAGGGCGGAGTAGTCATGGGGCGGCCGTCGGGGTGGGATGTCGTCGATCAGGGTGACGACCCGGTCAAGGGTGATCCGTCGACGTTGCGGATGATGTCGCGGGAGTACCAGCGCATCTCCGACGCAGCCGATGACGCCTCGACCCGGCTGAAGTCCGTCAAGGGTTCCGGGTGGCTGACCGACTGGGAGGGTGAAGCCGCCGACGTGTTCGTCGACGCGATCGAGGACACCCCGTCGGACCTGACCAAGCTCGTCGACTCCTACGAACTCGCCGCGACCGCCCTGTCGGGGTGGGCGGACACCGTCGACGACACCCAGTACCGGGCTGATGGTGCGCTCGCGGACGCGAAGGACGCCTCCGGGGACCTCGCCGCGGCGCAGGACCGGCTCGCCGACGCGCAGTCGACCCTGTCGCACTACCAGTCGGCATCGTCCGACCTGTCGAAGGTCGCGGAGAAGTACCCGGCCGGCTCCGAGGTGCCGGACGGGGTGGACGTGCCGTCGCCGGCGCAGTTGCGGGCAGCGTCCGACAACGCCTCCGTCGCGCAGGGGTCCGTGTCGTCCGCGCAGGGCGACATCGCGGCGGCGCAGTCCCGGATCGACGCGGCGAAGCGGCTCGTCGCCGACGCGAAGGGCGACTGGCAGGACGCGGAGCAGCGCACCGCCACCAAGATCGGTGAAGCGGCCGACGCGGGGCTGGGGAAGCAGTCCACGTGGGACAAGATCTTCGGGTCCGAGGCGTGGGAGACCATCGTCTCGGTCGCGAAGGTCGTCGTGGCGGTGGGCGGGATCATCGTCATGATCATCGGCGGGCCACTCGCCTGGATCGTGCTCGGCGCAGCCCTGCTCGTACTCGCCGACACCCTGTACAAGATGTCGAAGGGCACCGCCGACGGGTGGGACCTCGCCTTCGCGTTGCTCGACTGCATCCCGGGGATGAAGGGCATCACCACCGCCGGACGGCTCCTGTCCGCAGCCGGCGACGCACGCAAGGCGTTCTCGCTCGCCCGCTCGACCGGATCGCTCGGCTCGCTCGCCGCCCGGACCCTCAGCGGAGCTGGCCGCTACGGCGTGATGGCGCTCAAGGAGCTTCCGCTGGCGGTGAAGCAGTTCGCGTCAAACCCGACGCGGCGACTCGAGCGCATGGCGCTCCAGGTGCGCTACCTGACCCCAGCGAACATGGTGCACAGCGCCGTCGATGCGGCGAGGGGACTGCACACCGGCTTCGTGGGGTCGCAGGGCAAGCCGATCGTCGAGCGCCTCACCGACGCTTTCACCGCGAGTGACCGCGCCTTCAACCGCACCGTCAGCGGCGCCTACAACGCCCACGTGTCCGACATCGCTCGGACGGATCCGGCCCGGGCCAGCCAGCTGTGGCAGGGCGGCGACGGCTACTACGGTGTCGACTCGATGACCAACGTGACCGGCCCGCATGCGCAGGTCGACGCGTTCGCCTCGACGCCGTCCGGCATGCAGAGCCCGTCGGCGAGCTACGCCGTCCCGAACGCCCCGAGCGGCGACTCCGCCGCGTTCCACGAATCGGCCCAGGTCGGCGCGAACTTCGACTACCCGACCCCGTACCGTGAAGACGTCTCAGTCGCACACATCGGAGCGGACCAGCCGTACGCCGTCGGCACGGCGCAGGCCAACCCGCAGTTCGGCGCCGGCGGTGGAACGCAGTACTTCCACTCCGGCATGGCGACCGACAGCCCATCGCCGTTCCCGGCAGGCGGGCCTTCCGGCATGGACCCGAGCGTTCGGTCGATCACCGAGTCGGTCGGTATGCGCGGAGCCCTGCACGCACCGTGGCGCGCGGTGGCCTACACGCAGCCGCTCGTCGGGAGCAACGAATGATCCACGAGGACTTCCCGGACGTCCTCGTCGTGGGACCGGTCGCCGATCGGTCGTTCTCCGATGACGGCCGGCTGGTCATCGATTACGGCACGGCGCCTCGGTGGTCCCCTGACGCAACGCTCCCGGATCTCGTCGCACGGGCGAAACTCCTGGCGCTGCTCCTCGACGCGCTCGACCCCGAAGTCGACGTCCGAGTCGGCGCACGTCACCAGTTCCTGCTCAACGACCACATCGACGGGCGCGTCGACACCCGCGCCGGTGGGACTCCGCCGCGCCTGCTCGCGTACGGCTCGCTGACGACCACTGTGATCCGGTCGAGTGACCTCGGCCGACTCGTGGATGTCCGCAACGAACCCTCGATGGCACAAGGGCTCTTCACCTTCCCCCGCGGCGCCGAAGTCGTCTCGCAGATCGGCCCCGGAGCCGCACTCACGCGCTACGGCGACACCGGGTACTTCGACCAGGTCCTCTCCTTCGAGACCGACAATGCTGCATCGCCCTCGAAGCAGACCACCAAGGCACTGCACCGATGGACGAAGATCGTCGATGGCTGGCGGAAGAAGGCCACTCCCGCGCAACGGGAACTCGAAGGCCCGTGGATCTGAGCGAGCCGGCCGAGCTCACGGCCTGGCGACGGGCGGTCGACACGGACCTGTGGATGCTGGCGACGGAGGACGGCGTCCCGGCGGTCATCGCCCCGGCTGACGAGTCGCCCCAGGCCGTCGCGCTCGCGTTCCTCGACCAGCAACAGGCTCAGGCCGCGGCCCCGGACGACGCGGTCCTCCTGCACACGACGCTGTGGTCGGCGCTCCGCGCGGCCCCGGCCGACGTGGCTCTCCTGCTCCAGCCCGGCCAGCCCGACGAGCAGGTCCTGCTGCCCGAGGACATGGACCGGATCGTCGGTGGATCGCGGGACCGCGCGCCGGTGCTCTCACCCCGCGACCTGGCGATCACGTCGATGATCCCCGCGGTGATCGTGGACGGAGTCGTCAGCCCGCAACCGGATGGTCTGCCCGTGGGGGTGCTCCTCGACCAGGCCGGCCGATCCGGCGTCCCGCTGACGCTGGCGGCGGGGCCGACGATGCCCCTCGAACTCGACGCATGGACCACGGCGGCACTCATCCGAGCGGCGAGCCCGTTCCCGGCGGGTTTCGACGTCGTCGTCGGTGCCCCGAAGCCGGAGCAGTACCCGGCGGTGACCGACTTCCGCGAACAGTACGGCGGGGCGGCGATCAGCACGGTCGGTGTCATCGTCGAACGGGCGTCCGAGCGGATCGTGGTAGTCGTCGACACGGACGACGCCGACGAACTCGGACGCGTCCGGGTCCAGGCCGCATCGCTCGTGCCCCTGCCCGTCTTCGTGACCGATCGCCGGTCCTCACCGGAGCAGGCGTGGGTGCTCGGGCGGCCCGACAGCCACGTGTCCTGATGGTGACCTGGCGCGCGAGTACCCGACAGACGACGGTCCGGGCCGTGCCGGTTCCGAACGACCTCTACCTGGCGATCGAGTCCGATGATCGCCCCGCCACCGAACCGCACGATCGGGGTGTTCGTGTCGAGTTCGCGTACTCGGTCGCCGAGAACCGTCCGGCGACGCGGGGCGTCGCGACGCGGCCGGTGACCCGGCAGTCTCTGCTCGAGGACGAGCGGAGCGGTCGCTTCGTCGTGCAGGTCGACGCCGCCGAAGGACACGGCGACGGCGTCCCGATCACGGAGCAGCGTCCATGGTGCCCAGGGCTGCTCCCGTTCGCACCGTCCGGCGTCCGCGTCCTCGAGCTGTCGGCAGCCAACGGGATCTGGGGGGACGTCGTCAGCAGACTGGCTCGGCCGCACTCGGCATGGATGCTCCTCGAGGCGTCGACGGGCGGTGCGAGCTGCACCGTCGTCATCGACCCGGACCCGGACGGATGGCGGAGGCGAGCGGTCGAGGCCCTCGGGCGACGCCCGCA from Curtobacterium sp. MCJR17_020 includes:
- a CDS encoding putative T7SS-secreted protein, giving the protein MGRPSGWDVVDQGDDPVKGDPSTLRMMSREYQRISDAADDASTRLKSVKGSGWLTDWEGEAADVFVDAIEDTPSDLTKLVDSYELAATALSGWADTVDDTQYRADGALADAKDASGDLAAAQDRLADAQSTLSHYQSASSDLSKVAEKYPAGSEVPDGVDVPSPAQLRAASDNASVAQGSVSSAQGDIAAAQSRIDAAKRLVADAKGDWQDAEQRTATKIGEAADAGLGKQSTWDKIFGSEAWETIVSVAKVVVAVGGIIVMIIGGPLAWIVLGAALLVLADTLYKMSKGTADGWDLAFALLDCIPGMKGITTAGRLLSAAGDARKAFSLARSTGSLGSLAARTLSGAGRYGVMALKELPLAVKQFASNPTRRLERMALQVRYLTPANMVHSAVDAARGLHTGFVGSQGKPIVERLTDAFTASDRAFNRTVSGAYNAHVSDIARTDPARASQLWQGGDGYYGVDSMTNVTGPHAQVDAFASTPSGMQSPSASYAVPNAPSGDSAAFHESAQVGANFDYPTPYREDVSVAHIGADQPYAVGTAQANPQFGAGGGTQYFHSGMATDSPSPFPAGGPSGMDPSVRSITESVGMRGALHAPWRAVAYTQPLVGSNE